Proteins encoded in a region of the Diospyros lotus cultivar Yz01 chromosome 9, ASM1463336v1, whole genome shotgun sequence genome:
- the LOC127809174 gene encoding 54S ribosomal protein L51, mitochondrial-like, producing the protein MALRGVWQLQKLIVSYCDWGGSSKGIRAFMESHLPAFKENNPQLEVVTELIRGQHSHLKGFYKNKNQRVVCVKNLPPEDILLHATRLRNALGRKVVKLKTRHVTKHPSVQGTWTTDLKF; encoded by the exons ATGGCATTAAGAGGTGTTTGGCAACTTCAGAAGCTAATCGTTAGCTATTGTGATTGGGGAGGCAGTAGCAAGGGTATCAG GGCATTTATGGAATCTCATTTGCCAGCATTTAAAGAGAACAATCCTCAACTTGAAGTTGTGACTGAGCTCATTCGCGGCCAGCACTCACATTTGAAGGGCTTTTACA AAAACAAGAACCAGAGAGTGGTCTGTGTGAAAAATTTGCCACCAGAAGATATACTCCTGCATGCAACCAGACTGAGAAATGCATTGGGAAGGAAAGTTGTGAAGCTGAAAACGAGACACGTCACCAAGCACCCCAGCGTGCAGGGCACGTGGACGACTGACTTGAAATTTTGA